Below is a genomic region from Rhodospirillum centenum SW.
CGGCCAGGGTCTCTTGACTCTCCCCACCGTCTCGGCTAGATACCGCGCTCTCCGCCGCGCGTTCCTGCGCACGGCGGGACGGTTTTCGTGTTTCCGCGCGACCTCTCCCCGGTACAGCGGTGACGTCGCCCGACCCATAAAGTCGCCCGACCAATAAAGGTGTTCCGATGTCCCGCAAGTGCGCCGTCACCGGCAAGGGTGTGCAGACCGGCAACAACGTCAGCCACGCCAACAACAAGTCCCGCCGCCGCTGGCTGCCGAACCTGCAGGAGACCTCGCTCCTGTCCGACACGCTCGGCCGCATGGTCCGTCTGCGCCTGTCCACGAACGGCATCCGCACCATCGAGCACAAGGGTGGTCTGGACGCGGCCCTGCTCGACATTCCGGACGCGCGCCTGAACCAGGACGCCCGCCGGGTGAAGAAGCAGATCCAGAAGGCGATCGAGGCGAAGAAGGCCACGGCCTGATCCGCCGGGGCGGGGGGCCGTGTCCCTCTCCCCTGCCGACCTCGTCGCCCTGCTGAACGGCCTGCCGCCGGAGCTTCTGCTCCTGCTCCAGGCCGTTTTCTGTTTCGGCGCCATCCTGCTGATGGGGCGCCTGTTCGGGGCGGCGGGGTTGCAGCTCTACATCGCCGTGGCCGTGATCGGCGCGAATGTCGAGGTGCTGAAGGCCGTGCAGTTCGGCCTCTACGCGCACCCGGTCGCGCTCGGCACCGTGCTGTTCAGCTCGACCTATCTGGCGACCGACATCCTGACCGAGCATTTCGGGCGGGACGCGGCCCGGCGCGGCATCTTCATGGGCTTCGCCGGCTATCTGCTGTTCACCTGCATGATGCTGCTGACGCTCGGCTTCCCGCCGCTGACGCCCGATCAGGCGGGGGCGGAGATGGCCTGGGCGCTGCCCATGCAGGACCACATGGCGGCGCTGTTCACGCCCGCGCCGGCGCTGTTCGCGGCGGGCATGACCGCCTACCTGACCAGCCAGATCTTCGATGTCTGGGTCTACCAGCGCCTGCGCGGCGCCACCGGCGGCCGGCATCTCTGGCTGCGCAACAACGGCTCGACCATGCTGTCCAGCCTGGTGGACAACGTGATCTTCAGCGTGCTGGCCTGGGTCGTCTTCGCGCCCGAGCCCGTGGGGCTGGAGGCGCTGCTCTTCACCTACATCCTGGGCACCTACCTGCTGCGCGTGGCGCTTTCGGTGCTGGACACGCCCTTCATGTACCTTTCCCGCCGGGCGCTCGGGCGGCAGCTCCCCGCCACCTGACAGGGGGGTGCCTGACCGGGGGGCGCCTGGACCGGGAGCGCCTGACCGGGGATGGGGAAGGGGCGCCGGCGGTCAGGCCGCCAGCGCCAGATCCTCCTCGGGCGACCAGGGCAGCAGGTCCCGCCCGTCATGGGCCAGACGCTTCGGGTCCACCCGGCCGACGACGGCCGTGCCCTTCGCGGCCAGCCGGATGACGTCGCCGTCCTCCGGCACCAGGGCGCGTTCGACGCCGCAGCTCCGGGCCAGACGGGCGTGCGCCTCCAGATGCTCCAGCGTGCCGTGGACGGGCACGGCGAAGCGGGGCCGGACCAACCCGTACATCCGCTTCAGGTCCTCCCGCGCCGGATGGCCGGAGACATGGACCGGCGCGTCCGAGGGCGTCAGAACCTCCACGCCCGCCGTCTCAAGATGGCGGACGACGGCGGCGATCGCCTCCTCGTTGCCGGGGATGGCGCGGGCGGAGAAGATCACCGTGTCGCCCTTCGCCAGCCGCAGCGAGCGGTGCTCGCCGCGGGCGATGCGGCTCATGGCGGCGCGCTCCTCGCCCTGGCTGCCGGTGCAGAGCAGCACCAGCTCCCGCCGCGGCAGCGATGCCGCCTGGTCCAGGCTCAGGAACTCGGGAATGTCCTCCAGATAGCCGCAGGCCCGCGCCGCCTTCTCCATGCGCAGCAGCGAGCGGCCGGCCAGCACGACCCGGCGGCCGTTGGCCTTGGCCGCCAGCGCCACCGCCTTCATGCGGTGGACATTGCTGGCGAAGCCGGTGACGGCGATGGTGCCCTTGCGCCCGGCGAAGGCGGCGGTCAGCCCGGCATGGGCCTTCGCCTCCGACGCCGTGCTGCCCTCGACCATGCTGTTGGTGCTGTCGCACAGCATCGCCAGCACGCCCTCGTCGCCCAGCCGGCGCAGCGCCTCCACGTCGGTGGTGTGGCCGACCAGCGGGCTGTCGTCGAACTTCCAGTCGCCGGTGTGCAGGATGGTGCCCGCCGCCGTGTGGATGGCCAGCGCCACCGGCTCCGGGATGGAGTGGGTGACGGCGATCGTCTGCACCCGGAACGGGCCCAGCGCGATCTCGCCGCCGATCGGCAGCGGGTGCAGGCGCACCTGCCGGGTCGTGCCGGTCTCCTTCAGCCGCTCGCGGATGACGTGGGCGGCGAAGTCGGTGGCGTAGATCGGGCAGTCGAGGCGCGGCCAGAGGTGCTGGATGGCGCCCACATGGTCCTCATGGGCATGCGTCACCACCAGCCCGACCACGTCGGCCATCCGCTCCTCGATGAAGGTCGGATCGGCCATCACGGCGTCCAGGCCGGGCTGGTCGTCGCCCAGGAAGGCGACGCCCGCGTCCACGATCAGCCATTTGCCGGCGTGGCCGTACAGCGTCATGTTCATGCCGATGCGGGAACAGCCGCCCAGCGGAAGGAAAAGGATCTCGTCGGCGCCCGGGACCGGACCCGGGATCGTGCGGCCGGCCCCCGTCTCGGGGGTGCGGGCCGGAGCGGACCGGCGCTGTCTCTTCGGCGCGGTCCCACGCGGCGCAGCGCGCCGCCCATGCAGGAATGTCATGCAGTCTTTCGTTTCTGACCGTTCGTCGTTCTCCGCCGTTCCCGGGGTGGGAACGGGGTGGCGCCCGCTTCCGTGTCCCGCGTTTCCGCGGCGCCTGTCTCTTCCGCGCTTCGTCTCTGGCACCGGCCGCGGGGCGCGTGTTCCCGCGGTTGGCCGTGTGCCGGCATTCGACGCTGCCGGCAGGGCGTGCGCCGCCGGAGGGCGACGCGGAAAGGGGGCACCGCCATGGCGGTGCTGAACGGCCCGGACCCGGGTGCCGCGACCGACCCCGCAAGGGAGGCCGGGCGGCAGACCGTTCGCGCAGGCCGTCAGGGCCTGCGGCGGGTACGGTCCGGAACCGGAATGGGGCCGGGAGGGACGCCGCCGTCCGATTCCTCACTCCCTGGCCCCTGCAGGATCAGAGCCTGCGAGTCCGGGGCCGAGGGGCGGGGCGCCCGGTGTCCGGTCGGACCGCTCTCCTGCCGGAGCTTCCCGGCGGGGATCGGATCGGACCGATGAAGAAATGCACTCCACGATATGGATGTTCCGCCACGGATTGCAAGTCCGTTCCTTGTCCCGGCCCCGCATCTGCCGCAGGCCGCCCCTGCCCGACGCCCTCCTGCCCGACGCCCTCCCTGCGCGGCACCCTCCTGCCCGGCGCCCTCCCTGTGCCGTGCCGGACCCTGAAAACTAACCCGTCATGTCCGGAAAATGTCATGAATAGATCTAAGGCATCGTAAAAACGGTAGCTGCCGTATCCGCCCCGGACGGATTATTCACCAAATAGCGCCGCCTGTATCGGCCGGTCATGACCTACCCTGCACAGGATTGCGTCCGCCATCCTGTCGAGCGTCCATGCGCCGGCCCCGTTCCCTGCCCCCCGCCGCCCTGCCGTCTCCCGCTGCTGCCCTGCGGGGGGCAGCCGTGCCGCTCCCGGGCCTGCCGCTCCTCGCCGTGGCGACCCTCACCCTGGCGGCGGCCCTGGCGCCGGCCGGTGCCGCGGGGCGCTCGCCGGACCCGCTCTGGCAGGGGGCGGAGCGGCTGGCGCTGCGCTGTTCGCTGGCGCCGGTGCCCGGGTCCGACCGGCTGGCGCTGGAGACGGCCCTGTGCCGCCGTGCGGCCGCGCTGGCCGCCCGCGGCGCGCCGCTGCCGGTGGAGGCACTGGCCCCCGGCGATCCGGCGCTGCTGGCGGACGGCACCGTGGCCCTGCTGGTGCAGGCGGCGGTGCAGCCGGCCGACACGCTGGTGCCGGGGGCGGCCGGCCGGGTGCTGCTGCTGGTGCTGCGGCCCTGGCGCAAGGGGGCGCCGCCGCCCGCCCTGTTCGGCCCGCCGCCGCGCGCCGTCGCCCTGCCGGCCGCCGCCGATGCCCTGGCGCCCCTTGATGCCGCGGCCCTGGCCGGCCCCGACGGGCCGGTCGCCCGCACCCTCGACGCCCTTCTGGCGGAGGCGCTGCCCTGGCGCCGCCGACCGCCTGCCACCCGCCCGCCTGTTACCGATCCCCCCCCTCCGGGAGCCCCGAGAATGAGCGCCGTCCGCCCCCTGTCGTTCCGCTCCACCGCCCGCGAGTTCCCCGTCGATGCCGGCACCGGCAAGGCGATCTGGGACACCGATACCATCGCCGACCACCTGATCCGCACCGGCACGGCCTGGGCCGCCCCCGGCGGCGTGGTCCGCTACGGCTTCATCGACCACCGGCCGGCCGAGGGCTACAGCCCGAACGGGGAGGCCGAGGGCTTCTCCCCCTTCTCCGCGGCGCAGCGGGAGGCGGCGCGCCAGGCCGCGGCCCTCTGGGACGACGTGCTGGCGATCCGCTTCGTGGAGGATACCCGGCCCGACGGCGGCCAGATCCGCTTCGCCAACACCACGACCGGCCCCGGCCAGGCCTGGGCCTATTTTCCGGACGCGCGGGCGGCGGCGGGGGGCGATGTCTGGGTCAATCCCGACCAGGCCAGCAACCTGGAGCTGGCGCCGGGCTATTACGGCCTGACGACGCTGGTCCACGAGATGGGCCACGCGCTGGGCCTGTCGCATCCCGGCGACTACGACGCCGGCGACGACGGCGAAATCTCCTATGCCGCCAGTGCGGAGTATTTCCAGGATTCGCGCCAGTACAGCATCATGTCCTACTGGGATGCGCGGCTGACCGGGGCCGACCATGTGGACTGGTGGGACCTGCGCTTCGTCTACGCCGCCTCGCCCATGCTGCACGACATCGCCGCCGCCCAGCGCCTTTACGGTGCCGACAGGACGACGCGCACCGGCGACACGACCTACGGCTTCAACGCCAGCGCCGACCTGGCCGACCGCCCGTCCTTCGACTTCACCCGCAACACCCAGCCGGTGGTCGCCCTCTGGGATGCCGGCGGCACCGACACGCTGGACTTCTCCGGCTTCGACACGCCATCGGTGCTGGACCTGCGCCAGGGGGCCTTCAGCAGCGGCGGTGGCCGGGCGGACGTGCCGGCCGACTATGCCGCCCAGGGCGACAGCCTGCTGAAGCAGAACATCGCCATCGCCTTCGGCACGGTGATCGAGAACGCGGTCGGCGGCAGCGGCGACGATCTGGTGATCGGCAACGAGGTGGCGAACCGGCTGGACGGGGGCGCGGGGGCCGACACGCTGGTCGGGGCGCAAGGCCGCGACACCCTGGTCGGCGGCGGTGGGGACGACCTGTTCCGGCTGGTCCGGTCCGGCGACAGCCCGGTGCGGGCGCCGGACGTGATCGTCGATTTCGACCAGGGCGACGACCGCATCGACCTTTCGGCCATGGATGCCGACCTGCACCGGGCCGGCGACCAGGATTTCCGCTTCATCGGCAGCGCCCCCTTCACCGGCGCGGGCGAGATCCGCGCGGTGGGCACCGACCTCGGCATGCTGGTGCAGGGCAACGTGAAGGTGGATGGCGTGATCGACTTCGCCCTCCTCCTCCTCGGCGTCACCCGCCTCGACGCCGACGACTTCCTCGGCCTCGTGGGCTGAGGGGGCGGTCCTCCCCAGGATGGCAGGGGAACTGGGCGGCAGGGGCGCGCGCCCGTCCAGATCGTCGCCGTCCAGATCGCCGCCATCGTCAGCGGCTGGTCATGCGTCCCGACCCTGGGGGCGCCGGGCCACCAGCCGGACGGTCGCGGCCGGGCCGCGGTGGAACGGCCCCTCGTCCAGCGCCGGGTCCGCCTCCTCCAGCAGGAGAATCTCCAGCCCGGCGAAGTCGCGCCGCAGCATGTCGGCATCGTAGAGCAGGGCCGGGTCCTTCGGGCCGCCGCTGGCACGGCCGAGCTGGGCCGGCCGGAAGGTCTCCAGGATCAGCACCCCGCCGGGGCGCAGGCTCCGCGCCATGGCCGCATGGACCCGGGCGCGGCAGTCGGGCGGCAGGTGCAGGAAGATGACGACGACCGCGTCGAACCGCGCCTCCGGCCAGTCCCAGGCGGCGAGATCGGCCACCGCGGTGGCGATCCGCACCCCGCGCTCCCGGGCCAGCCGCTCCGCCTTGGCCAGCCCGACGGCGGAGCTGTCCACGGCCAGCACCTCCAGCCCCCGCTCCGCCAGCCAGACGCCGTTGCGCCCCTCCCCGTCGCCGGGCAGCAGCACCCGCCCGCCCGGCGCCAGCAGCGATGCCTGCGCCGTCAGGAAGGCATTGGGCTCCGTGCCGTAGACGAATCCGTCCGTGGCGAAACGCTCATCCCAGAAGCTGGACACGCCCGATCTCCCGCTGTGGTTCCCGGGGCAGGGTAGCCCCGCACCGGCGTCACCGGAAGCCCCGGAGCGCCCCGGAAGCACCCCGGGGGCACCGGCGTCGGGCGCGGGCCGACTGCCGTGCGCAACCGTTGCTGCGGCAGGCGATGACCGGCGGGGGGGAGGGGGCGGATGGATCTGGTGCAGGTTTCGGTGGCCATGTCGCTGGACGGCTGCATCGACCGCGCGGGCGGCGAGCGGCTTGTCCTCTCCGGGGCGGAGGATCTGCGCGAGGTCCAGGCCGCCCGCGCCGCAGCGGACGCCGTGCTGGTCGGGGCCGGCACGCTGCGGCGGGACGATCCCCGGCTCACCGTGCGCGTGCCCGAGCTGCGGCAGGGGCGGCTGGACCGCGGCCTGCCGGCCGATCCGGCGCGGGTGGCGCTGACCCGCAGCGGCACGATCGATCCGGACGCCGCCTTCTTCGCCGGCGACGGGCGGCGCTTCGTGCTCTGCCCGACAGCGGTGGCGCCGGGGCTGCGCCGGCGGCTGGGGGCGGTCGCCACGGTGCTGCCGCTGGAGCGGACGGACGCGCCGTCCATCGTCGCGGCGCTGGAAGGGGTGGGGATCGACAGGCTGCTGGTGGAGGGCGGCACCCAGGTGCTGACCCTGTTCCTTGCCAGCGGCTGCTTCCACCGGCTGCGGCTGGCGGTGGCGCCCTTCTTCGTGGGGCAGGCGGGGGCGCCGCGGCTGGCGGCGGCGGCGGACTATCTGCACGGCGGCGACCGCCGGCTGCGGGTCGTGGCGACCCGCAGCGTCGGCGGCATCGCCGTCATCGAGCTGGAGAACGACGCAGCCGTCCCCAGGTCCCGCTGACCACGCCCTCGGCCGGGGCGCCGTCCGAGGGGGTGCCGCCCGCGGGCGGCGTCGGCGGCGTCGGCTGGCGCAGCGGCAGCGGCCGGTCCAGGAGGGCCCAGGCCAGCTCGCGCAGCGACTGGCCCAGCTCCTTGCGCAGGGCCGGAACGGCCAGCCGGTGCAGCAGCAGGGCCGGCTCCGCCGGCATGCGGCGCTGCACCAGGGCGACGAAGGTCAGCAGGGCGCGCTCGTCGCGGCTGATGCGCGGGGCGCAGCCGTTGGGGATCTCCGGCTGGGTCAGGGGATAGCGGTGCATCAGGTCCAGCGCCTGTTCCCAGGCCAGCAGCGCGTCGGCCCAGCCGGTGCCGGCCAGCCGGCGGAACTCCGCCTCCACCTGCACCCAGCCGAAGCGGCCGTAGCGCCAGCGGCGCGCGGACCAGACCAGCAACTGCTCCACGCGGTCCAGGTCGAAGACGGTAAGGCCGGAGTCCGGACCGGAAGCGGGACCCGGGTGGGAAGGCCGGTCCTGGCTGATCGCCTGCATGCTTGCCTCCGTGGTCGATACCGGAACCATATTGAGAGTCATTATCAATTGCAAGCCCGTCCAGGAGGGGATGCCCGACAGGGCTGCCGGGGGCGGGCCATCGGGTTCGGCCGTCAGGGGGCGGAAACCGGAAGCGGGGAAACCGGAAGCGCGCCGGCCATCAGGGTCGGAACGCCGCCCCGGCTCCCCGGTTCCGCCGCCACCCGGTCCAGGGCTGCTCCTGGACCGGGACTGCGGAGGAACCGGGAACGGAGCCGGATCGTGGCGGTTGATGGCGCCTGACTCTTACATAGGTCGGGAGATGAAGATGACCAGCGGTGCCCGTGGCAGTGATGCGATCAGAACCACCGATCACGATGCCATCCGGCGCTGGGCCGAAGCGCGCGGCGGCCGTCCGGCCGCGGTCGCCGGCACCGGCGGGGACGATGCCGACGACGGCGGCATCCTGCGCATCGACTTCGGCGAGAAGGAGGAGGGGCTGGAGGAAATCTCCTGGGACCGCTTCTTCCGGACCTTCGAGGACCGCCGGCTCGCCTTCCTCCACCAGGAGGAGATCGAGGGCCACGACAGCCGTTTCTTCAAGCTGGTCCGCCGCGACTGACGCCGCCGCCGGCCCCGCCCTCCGGTTCCCGAGGCGCCTCGCCAAGGGGGGCGGTTTCCGGGGCCACGACGCTGCCGCAGATGCGGCGCAGCGCGTCCCATGCTCCCGGCGGCAGCAGCGGGGCAGCCCCCGCCGGCGGGTCGCGCGACAGGCGCGCCTCCAGGGCCGCGATACGGACGGCCGTATCGGGATGGCTGGACAACCAGCGCAGCCAGACCGGCGGGTCGCCGTGACTGTCGCGCATCCGCCCGAACAGCCGGGCCAGCGGCGCCACCGGCAGGCCGGCTGCCTCCAGCCTGTCGGCGGCGAAGGCGTCGGCCGCCATCTCCCGCTCCTGGCTGTAGCCCGACTCCAGCGCCTGGGTCAGCAGGGCGGCGGCGACCCCGCCGCTGAAATCGCCCGTCACCAGCGAGACCACGGCGCCGAACAGGCCGACGCGGATC
It encodes:
- the rpmB gene encoding 50S ribosomal protein L28; the encoded protein is MSRKCAVTGKGVQTGNNVSHANNKSRRRWLPNLQETSLLSDTLGRMVRLRLSTNGIRTIEHKGGLDAALLDIPDARLNQDARRVKKQIQKAIEAKKATA
- a CDS encoding queuosine precursor transporter, coding for MSLSPADLVALLNGLPPELLLLLQAVFCFGAILLMGRLFGAAGLQLYIAVAVIGANVEVLKAVQFGLYAHPVALGTVLFSSTYLATDILTEHFGRDAARRGIFMGFAGYLLFTCMMLLTLGFPPLTPDQAGAEMAWALPMQDHMAALFTPAPALFAAGMTAYLTSQIFDVWVYQRLRGATGGRHLWLRNNGSTMLSSLVDNVIFSVLAWVVFAPEPVGLEALLFTYILGTYLLRVALSVLDTPFMYLSRRALGRQLPAT
- a CDS encoding ribonuclease J; this translates as MNMTLYGHAGKWLIVDAGVAFLGDDQPGLDAVMADPTFIEERMADVVGLVVTHAHEDHVGAIQHLWPRLDCPIYATDFAAHVIRERLKETGTTRQVRLHPLPIGGEIALGPFRVQTIAVTHSIPEPVALAIHTAAGTILHTGDWKFDDSPLVGHTTDVEALRRLGDEGVLAMLCDSTNSMVEGSTASEAKAHAGLTAAFAGRKGTIAVTGFASNVHRMKAVALAAKANGRRVVLAGRSLLRMEKAARACGYLEDIPEFLSLDQAASLPRRELVLLCTGSQGEERAAMSRIARGEHRSLRLAKGDTVIFSARAIPGNEEAIAAVVRHLETAGVEVLTPSDAPVHVSGHPAREDLKRMYGLVRPRFAVPVHGTLEHLEAHARLARSCGVERALVPEDGDVIRLAAKGTAVVGRVDPKRLAHDGRDLLPWSPEEDLALAA
- a CDS encoding M10 family metallopeptidase, translating into MPLPGLPLLAVATLTLAAALAPAGAAGRSPDPLWQGAERLALRCSLAPVPGSDRLALETALCRRAAALAARGAPLPVEALAPGDPALLADGTVALLVQAAVQPADTLVPGAAGRVLLLVLRPWRKGAPPPALFGPPPRAVALPAAADALAPLDAAALAGPDGPVARTLDALLAEALPWRRRPPATRPPVTDPPPPGAPRMSAVRPLSFRSTAREFPVDAGTGKAIWDTDTIADHLIRTGTAWAAPGGVVRYGFIDHRPAEGYSPNGEAEGFSPFSAAQREAARQAAALWDDVLAIRFVEDTRPDGGQIRFANTTTGPGQAWAYFPDARAAAGGDVWVNPDQASNLELAPGYYGLTTLVHEMGHALGLSHPGDYDAGDDGEISYAASAEYFQDSRQYSIMSYWDARLTGADHVDWWDLRFVYAASPMLHDIAAAQRLYGADRTTRTGDTTYGFNASADLADRPSFDFTRNTQPVVALWDAGGTDTLDFSGFDTPSVLDLRQGAFSSGGGRADVPADYAAQGDSLLKQNIAIAFGTVIENAVGGSGDDLVIGNEVANRLDGGAGADTLVGAQGRDTLVGGGGDDLFRLVRSGDSPVRAPDVIVDFDQGDDRIDLSAMDADLHRAGDQDFRFIGSAPFTGAGEIRAVGTDLGMLVQGNVKVDGVIDFALLLLGVTRLDADDFLGLVG
- a CDS encoding SAM-dependent methyltransferase → MSSFWDERFATDGFVYGTEPNAFLTAQASLLAPGGRVLLPGDGEGRNGVWLAERGLEVLAVDSSAVGLAKAERLARERGVRIATAVADLAAWDWPEARFDAVVVIFLHLPPDCRARVHAAMARSLRPGGVLILETFRPAQLGRASGGPKDPALLYDADMLRRDFAGLEILLLEEADPALDEGPFHRGPAATVRLVARRPQGRDA
- a CDS encoding RibD family protein, with protein sequence MDLVQVSVAMSLDGCIDRAGGERLVLSGAEDLREVQAARAAADAVLVGAGTLRRDDPRLTVRVPELRQGRLDRGLPADPARVALTRSGTIDPDAAFFAGDGRRFVLCPTAVAPGLRRRLGAVATVLPLERTDAPSIVAALEGVGIDRLLVEGGTQVLTLFLASGCFHRLRLAVAPFFVGQAGAPRLAAAADYLHGGDRRLRVVATRSVGGIAVIELENDAAVPRSR